The following are encoded in a window of Rhodomicrobium lacus genomic DNA:
- a CDS encoding response regulator, producing the protein MGKTILIVEDNELNMKLFHDLLEAHGYTTLQTRNGIDAIALARKHRPDLIVMDIQLPEVSGLDVTKWLKEDDSLRHIPIVAVTAFAMKGDEERIREGGCEAYVSKPISVSRFLETIRQFIPANLA; encoded by the coding sequence ATGGGAAAGACAATCCTGATCGTCGAAGATAATGAGCTTAACATGAAGCTCTTTCACGATCTTCTGGAGGCTCACGGCTATACCACCCTGCAAACGAGAAACGGGATCGACGCAATTGCGCTCGCGCGCAAGCATCGGCCGGACCTCATTGTCATGGATATTCAGCTTCCGGAAGTCTCCGGCCTCGATGTCACAAAATGGCTAAAGGAAGACGATAGCCTGCGACATATTCCGATCGTCGCTGTCACCGCGTTCGCGATGAAGGGCGACGAGGAACGCATCCGCGAGGGCGGTTGCGAAGCCTATGTGTCAAAACCGATTTCCGTTTCACGCTTCCTCGAAACAATCCGTCAATTCATTCCGGCGAATCTGGCGTAG
- the rnr gene encoding ribonuclease R encodes MSPPRQKDTMKLKEKRTDVVRSKTPTKDDILKFIRSSTGNIGRREIARAFDIKGSDRIELKRILKELAADGLIADTRRVVKKEALANVAVIVVKTQDREGDLVCAPLNWNADEDGAPPRILLNITRRYEGPAIGVGDHVLARIREAGRGADADGDGGEAPEESGGFAYIASPIKRLPRERARQLGILRKSGRGFVVESIDKKDLKEWPVADGEMDGAEDGELVRFETLRDSRTNRPSARITERIGHPKAEKAVSLIAIHNHGLRDVFGEDVLAELERLPGATMSHREDLTRVPLITIDPSDAKDHDDAVWAAPDTDPANEGGSVVIVAIADVSFYVRSGSALDEEALLRGNSVYFPDRVVPMLPEKLSNGLCSLRENELRPCLAVRMVFDRDGKKTGQRFSRAMMRSAAKLSYQEAQAAIDGSPNAKTGPLLEPILKPLWAVYEVLKEARNRRGPLDLDLPERKIVLDERGLVSKVIIPERLEAHRLIEEFMIQANVAAAEALEAKKSPLIYRIHDAPSSEKLVALSEFLASIGVNAGKTTFNRPGQFNRVLNKAIGTEHEEILNEVVLRSQAQAEYRPGNIGHFGLNLRRYAHFTSPIRRYADLVVHRALVSAFGLGEGGLSDAEKTKLDAIAENISQSERKAMSAERETVDRLIAMHLAERVGETFKARVSGVTRFGLFVKLLDTGADGFVPMATLGRDYYKHLENLHAIVGERTGESFRLGDRVDVKLVEANPAAGALRFDMMSDGKFSAALAKVGRKSSGGKKARLRSGKGAKGRR; translated from the coding sequence ATGAGCCCGCCTCGTCAGAAAGACACCATGAAACTGAAAGAGAAGCGCACCGATGTGGTGCGCTCGAAGACACCGACCAAAGACGATATTCTCAAATTCATTCGTTCCTCGACCGGCAATATTGGCCGCCGCGAAATCGCCAGAGCCTTCGATATCAAGGGCTCGGATCGCATCGAACTCAAACGCATCCTGAAAGAACTCGCGGCGGACGGCCTCATCGCGGACACGCGCCGCGTGGTGAAGAAAGAGGCCCTGGCGAACGTCGCCGTTATCGTGGTCAAGACGCAGGATCGCGAAGGCGATCTCGTTTGCGCGCCGCTGAACTGGAACGCGGATGAAGACGGCGCGCCGCCTCGCATTCTCCTCAACATCACGCGCCGATACGAAGGCCCCGCCATCGGCGTCGGCGATCACGTTCTGGCGCGCATCAGGGAAGCCGGGCGCGGAGCCGATGCGGACGGCGATGGCGGGGAAGCGCCCGAAGAGTCCGGCGGCTTCGCCTACATCGCATCTCCCATCAAGCGCTTGCCGCGCGAACGCGCGCGCCAGCTCGGCATCTTGCGCAAGTCCGGTCGCGGCTTCGTGGTCGAGTCCATCGACAAGAAGGATTTGAAGGAGTGGCCGGTCGCCGATGGCGAGATGGACGGCGCCGAGGACGGCGAGCTCGTCCGCTTCGAGACGCTGCGGGACTCGCGCACAAATCGTCCGTCCGCGCGCATCACAGAGCGCATCGGCCATCCCAAGGCCGAGAAGGCCGTAAGCCTCATCGCGATCCACAATCACGGGCTGCGCGATGTGTTCGGCGAGGATGTGCTGGCCGAGCTTGAGCGTCTGCCGGGAGCGACGATGTCGCACCGCGAAGACCTGACGCGCGTGCCGCTCATCACCATCGATCCTTCGGACGCGAAAGACCATGACGACGCGGTTTGGGCCGCGCCCGACACCGATCCCGCCAACGAGGGCGGCTCGGTCGTCATCGTCGCCATCGCGGACGTCTCCTTTTACGTGCGCTCCGGCTCGGCGCTCGACGAAGAAGCGCTGCTGCGCGGCAATTCAGTCTATTTCCCCGACCGTGTCGTGCCGATGCTGCCGGAGAAGCTCTCGAACGGGCTTTGCTCGCTGCGCGAAAACGAGCTTCGGCCGTGCCTCGCCGTGCGGATGGTGTTCGACCGCGACGGCAAGAAGACCGGACAGCGTTTTTCCCGCGCCATGATGCGCTCTGCGGCCAAGCTGTCGTATCAGGAGGCGCAGGCGGCCATAGACGGCAGCCCTAACGCCAAGACCGGGCCGCTGCTTGAGCCGATCCTGAAGCCGCTCTGGGCTGTATACGAGGTGCTGAAGGAAGCACGCAATCGTCGCGGGCCGCTCGACCTCGATCTGCCGGAACGCAAGATCGTTCTCGACGAGCGCGGGCTTGTGTCGAAGGTCATCATTCCCGAGCGGCTGGAGGCGCACCGGCTCATCGAGGAGTTCATGATCCAGGCGAACGTTGCCGCCGCCGAGGCGCTGGAGGCCAAGAAGTCGCCGCTCATCTACCGTATCCACGATGCGCCCTCATCGGAGAAGCTGGTGGCGCTCTCCGAGTTTCTCGCGAGCATCGGCGTCAACGCCGGCAAGACGACCTTCAACCGTCCCGGCCAATTCAATCGCGTGCTGAACAAGGCGATCGGTACGGAACACGAGGAGATCCTGAACGAGGTGGTGCTGCGCTCGCAGGCGCAGGCCGAATACCGGCCGGGCAACATCGGCCATTTCGGCCTTAACTTGCGCCGCTATGCGCATTTCACCTCACCCATCCGCCGCTATGCCGACCTTGTCGTGCATCGCGCGCTTGTCAGCGCCTTCGGGCTGGGAGAGGGCGGCCTGTCCGACGCGGAGAAGACGAAGCTCGACGCCATCGCGGAGAACATTTCGCAAAGCGAGCGCAAGGCCATGTCGGCCGAGCGCGAGACGGTGGACCGGCTCATCGCGATGCATCTGGCGGAACGCGTCGGCGAAACGTTCAAGGCGCGCGTGTCGGGCGTGACGCGCTTTGGCCTGTTCGTGAAGCTGCTCGACACGGGAGCTGACGGCTTCGTGCCCATGGCGACGCTCGGTCGCGACTACTACAAGCACCTGGAGAACCTGCATGCCATCGTCGGTGAGCGCACGGGCGAGAGCTTCCGCCTTGGCGACCGCGTCGATGTGAAACTCGTCGAGGCGAACCCGGCAGCAGGCGCGCTGCGGTTCGACATGATGAGCGACGGGAAGTTTTCCGCTGCGCTCGCCAAGGTCGGGAGGAAAAGCTCCGGCGGTAAAAAAGCTCGGCTCAGGTCAGGCAAGGGCGCCAAGGGACGGCGCTAG
- the holA gene encoding DNA polymerase III subunit delta, producing MVAPGASSLDRFLAAPQPAVRGFLFYGSDALQIAARADALSRVLLKRLGPDAELARLHDTDLAADPDRVIVELTTHSLFGGTRIVWLTSLPVKAQAILADAIARPFDGAFLIAQAPDMKKSHKLAQSFEAAAHLAAIGCYGEDPDSVVAAIRHQAAEAGYEIDGEAAALVAARCDFSALLARSETAKLITYAGDDRRITAAQVEECLNDQQTADLSDIVDAALDGDGRKAILAFERYMAVESNVSPVFVVLGSSLLRLHALRVAVDAGASPMQAIKELRPPVYYKQQDALAAQIRKWTVPALAARLGDLNGALRDTRLKPALAEDIAARFLLTVAKEARAASRR from the coding sequence ATGGTCGCGCCAGGCGCCTCATCGCTGGACAGGTTCCTCGCCGCACCGCAGCCTGCGGTTCGCGGTTTTCTGTTCTATGGCTCGGACGCGTTGCAAATCGCCGCCCGCGCGGATGCCCTGAGCCGCGTCCTCCTGAAGAGGCTAGGCCCGGACGCTGAACTCGCCCGCCTGCACGACACCGATCTTGCCGCCGATCCCGACCGCGTCATCGTGGAATTGACGACGCATTCGCTTTTCGGGGGAACGCGCATCGTCTGGCTGACGTCGCTGCCGGTAAAGGCGCAGGCGATCCTGGCGGACGCTATCGCGCGCCCTTTCGATGGCGCCTTCCTGATCGCGCAAGCGCCGGACATGAAGAAAAGCCACAAGCTCGCGCAGAGCTTCGAGGCAGCCGCGCATCTCGCGGCGATCGGATGTTATGGCGAAGACCCCGACAGCGTCGTCGCGGCGATCCGCCATCAGGCCGCCGAAGCCGGTTACGAGATCGATGGAGAAGCGGCGGCGCTCGTGGCTGCGCGTTGCGATTTTTCGGCGCTGCTGGCGCGCTCGGAAACCGCGAAGCTCATCACCTATGCGGGAGATGACCGCCGCATCACCGCGGCGCAGGTGGAAGAGTGCCTGAACGATCAGCAAACTGCGGACCTGTCCGACATCGTGGACGCGGCGCTCGACGGCGACGGCCGCAAGGCGATCCTCGCGTTCGAGCGCTACATGGCGGTAGAGTCGAACGTCTCGCCGGTCTTCGTAGTGCTCGGGTCGAGCCTGCTTCGTCTTCATGCGCTGCGCGTTGCTGTAGATGCGGGGGCATCGCCGATGCAGGCCATCAAGGAACTGCGGCCGCCGGTGTATTACAAACAGCAGGACGCTCTCGCGGCACAGATCCGCAAATGGACGGTCCCGGCCTTGGCGGCGCGGCTGGGCGATCTTAATGGCGCGTTGCGCGACACGCGCCTCAAGCCCGCGCTTGCCGAGGATATCGCCGCGCGCTTTCTGCTCACCGTCGCGAAAGAAGCACGCGCGGCGAGCCGCCGATAG
- a CDS encoding Rrf2 family transcriptional regulator — protein MLLSTKGRYAVMAIVEVARQSDGRPLALSDISLRLDLSLAYLEQLFMKLRRKGIVRSVRGPGGGYVLERSAEAISIGDVMAAVDEPVRMTRCETETKSGCVASKRCSTHHLWLALGTHIERFLADATVADVLNGRFSGAQVVPFPADEEALRIVSKAEV, from the coding sequence ATGCTGCTCAGCACCAAAGGTCGCTACGCCGTGATGGCCATCGTCGAAGTTGCCCGACAGAGCGATGGCCGACCTCTTGCCCTGAGCGATATTTCGCTGCGTCTCGATCTGTCGCTCGCCTATCTTGAGCAGCTTTTCATGAAGCTGCGGCGAAAGGGAATTGTCCGGTCGGTACGTGGACCGGGCGGCGGCTATGTCCTCGAACGTAGCGCGGAGGCAATTTCGATTGGCGACGTGATGGCTGCGGTGGATGAGCCGGTCCGCATGACGCGTTGCGAAACCGAGACTAAATCCGGGTGCGTCGCCTCAAAGCGGTGCTCCACTCACCATCTGTGGCTCGCGCTCGGCACGCATATCGAACGATTTCTGGCCGACGCAACCGTAGCGGACGTGCTCAACGGTCGCTTTTCCGGCGCGCAGGTGGTGCCGTTTCCGGCCGACGAGGAGGCTCTTCGCATCGTGTCGAAAGCGGAGGTTTGA
- the topA gene encoding type I DNA topoisomerase produces the protein MNIVIVESAAKAKTINKYLGADYKVIASYGHVRDLPAKDGSVLPDNDFEMTWEVEADSSRIVNEIAKAVKGADRLILATDPDREGEAISWHLLKILEQKRALNGVSVERVAFNAVTKDAILTAMKNPRKIDEPLVDAYLARRALDYLVGFTLSPVLWRKLPGARSAGRVQSVALRLVVDREAEIEAFRTREYWTVEAALKNGGGDAFTARLVARDGKKLDKFDIPDETTAHAYRDAITGQSYRVDSIEAKDHKRNPAPPFTTSSLQQEASRKLGLSPRQTMQIAQKLYEGIDIGGETVGLITYMRTDGVQIVPEAIAQARGQIESQFGPRYVPNAPRIYKTKAKNAQEAHEAIRPTDFRRHPDKLRGLSAEEARLYKLIWQRAVASQMASADIERTTAEISVPGKDGVPYGVRATGSVVKFDGFMRLYEEGRDDTDDEDSARLPALKQGEALKDSGVTAAQHFTEPPPRYTEATLIREMERLGIGRPSTYASTMAVLREREYVKLDKKRLVPEDKGRLVTTFLEAFFKRYVEYDFTAYLEDRLDQISDGKLDWKALLREFWQDFIGAVTDIKDLRVAQVLDALNELLGPHIFPAKEDGGDPRLCPLCNQGQLSLKVGRFGAFVGCSNYPECRYTRQLKTGENGNGDGAAPAGDTVLGNDPETGLAICLKNGRFGPYIQLGEGGDGEKPKRASIPSGLKGAEVNLELALKLLALPRAVGLHPETQKQISAGFGRYGPYVEHDGKYVKIDAEEVFTIGLNRAVTVIAEGGSGGKGRAPKTEPIKVLGEHPEKGGKMEVLAGRFGPYIKWGKVNATIPKGTEPQDVTVEEAVRLIAARIEAGDTKKGRGKTAKSAKAKDAPAKEKKSVKAKATDAGEEAEAPKKAKAAAAKKTAANGKTKSSAKEKAAKTTEADTKPKAKAVAKKATPRAAGGTT, from the coding sequence ATGAACATCGTTATCGTCGAAAGCGCCGCGAAGGCGAAAACTATCAACAAGTATCTGGGGGCCGATTACAAGGTCATCGCATCGTACGGCCATGTGCGAGACCTGCCCGCGAAGGACGGCTCCGTTCTGCCGGATAACGACTTTGAAATGACGTGGGAGGTGGAGGCCGACTCCAGCCGGATCGTCAACGAGATCGCCAAGGCCGTAAAGGGCGCGGATCGCCTCATTCTCGCGACTGACCCGGATCGCGAAGGCGAGGCCATCTCCTGGCACCTGCTGAAAATTCTGGAGCAGAAGCGCGCGCTGAACGGCGTGTCCGTGGAGCGCGTCGCGTTCAATGCCGTGACGAAGGATGCGATCCTCACCGCGATGAAGAACCCGCGCAAGATCGACGAGCCGCTGGTCGATGCCTATCTGGCGCGCCGCGCTCTCGACTATCTCGTCGGTTTCACGCTCTCGCCGGTGCTGTGGCGCAAACTGCCGGGCGCGCGCTCGGCGGGCCGCGTGCAGTCCGTGGCGTTGCGTCTCGTTGTCGACCGCGAAGCCGAAATCGAGGCGTTCCGCACGCGCGAATACTGGACGGTCGAAGCGGCGCTCAAGAACGGCGGCGGCGACGCGTTCACCGCGCGCCTCGTCGCTCGTGACGGCAAGAAGCTCGACAAGTTCGACATCCCGGACGAGACGACCGCGCACGCCTATCGCGATGCGATCACGGGGCAATCCTACCGCGTCGACAGCATCGAGGCGAAGGACCACAAGCGCAATCCCGCGCCGCCTTTCACCACCTCGTCACTGCAACAGGAAGCGTCGCGCAAGCTCGGTCTTTCGCCGCGCCAGACGATGCAGATCGCGCAGAAGCTTTACGAGGGCATCGACATCGGCGGCGAGACGGTCGGTCTCATTACTTATATGAGAACGGACGGCGTGCAGATCGTGCCGGAAGCCATCGCACAGGCTCGCGGCCAGATCGAAAGCCAGTTCGGCCCGCGTTATGTGCCGAACGCGCCGCGCATCTACAAGACCAAGGCGAAGAACGCGCAGGAAGCGCACGAAGCGATCCGCCCGACCGACTTCCGCCGTCACCCGGACAAGCTTCGCGGTCTCTCGGCTGAAGAGGCGCGGCTCTACAAGCTGATATGGCAGCGCGCGGTTGCAAGCCAGATGGCGAGCGCCGACATCGAGCGCACAACGGCGGAAATCTCCGTGCCCGGCAAGGACGGCGTGCCCTATGGGGTGCGTGCGACCGGGTCCGTGGTGAAGTTCGACGGCTTCATGAGGCTTTATGAAGAAGGCCGCGACGACACCGACGACGAGGACTCCGCTCGCCTGCCCGCGCTGAAGCAGGGCGAGGCGCTGAAGGATTCTGGCGTCACCGCCGCACAGCATTTCACCGAGCCGCCGCCGCGCTATACCGAGGCGACGCTTATCCGCGAGATGGAGCGTCTCGGCATTGGACGCCCGTCGACCTATGCGAGCACGATGGCCGTGCTCCGCGAGCGCGAATATGTGAAGCTCGACAAGAAACGGCTCGTCCCCGAAGACAAGGGACGGCTCGTCACCACGTTCCTCGAAGCGTTCTTCAAGCGTTACGTCGAATACGACTTCACGGCCTATCTCGAAGACCGGCTCGACCAGATATCCGATGGCAAGCTCGACTGGAAGGCGCTGCTGCGCGAATTCTGGCAGGACTTCATCGGTGCGGTGACGGACATCAAGGATCTGCGCGTGGCGCAGGTGCTCGATGCGCTGAACGAACTGCTCGGCCCGCATATCTTCCCCGCGAAGGAAGACGGCGGCGATCCGCGTCTCTGCCCGCTCTGCAATCAGGGGCAATTGTCGCTGAAGGTCGGCAGGTTCGGTGCGTTTGTCGGTTGTTCGAACTATCCCGAATGCCGCTACACGCGCCAGCTCAAGACCGGCGAAAACGGCAATGGCGACGGCGCCGCGCCAGCGGGCGACACGGTGCTGGGCAACGATCCCGAGACGGGGCTTGCCATTTGCCTCAAGAACGGACGTTTTGGCCCGTATATCCAGCTTGGCGAGGGCGGCGACGGCGAGAAGCCGAAACGCGCGTCCATTCCGTCGGGGCTGAAGGGGGCCGAGGTGAACCTCGAACTCGCGCTGAAGCTCCTCGCGTTGCCGCGTGCCGTGGGGCTGCATCCCGAGACGCAGAAGCAGATTTCAGCGGGCTTCGGGCGCTACGGTCCCTATGTCGAGCACGACGGGAAATATGTGAAGATCGATGCGGAGGAGGTCTTCACCATCGGCCTCAACCGCGCCGTGACCGTGATCGCGGAAGGCGGCTCCGGCGGCAAGGGCCGCGCCCCGAAAACCGAGCCGATCAAGGTTTTGGGCGAGCACCCTGAAAAGGGCGGCAAGATGGAAGTTCTCGCCGGCCGCTTCGGTCCCTATATAAAGTGGGGCAAGGTCAACGCCACGATCCCCAAGGGAACCGAACCGCAGGATGTGACCGTCGAAGAGGCGGTGCGGCTGATCGCGGCGCGCATCGAAGCGGGCGATACGAAGAAAGGGCGCGGCAAGACGGCGAAATCCGCCAAGGCCAAGGATGCGCCCGCGAAAGAAAAGAAGTCCGTAAAGGCCAAGGCCACCGATGCGGGCGAAGAGGCGGAAGCGCCGAAGAAGGCCAAGGCCGCCGCAGCGAAAAAGACCGCCGCCAACGGCAAGACGAAAAGCTCCGCGAAGGAGAAGGCGGCCAAGACCACCGAGGCCGACACGAAGCCGAAAGCGAAAGCTGTGGCGAAGAAGGCAACACCCAGAGCGGCGGGCGGGACGACATGA
- a CDS encoding alpha/beta hydrolase — protein MPEVIINGPAGRIEGRYHHESASGAPIAIILHPHPQFGGTMNNQIVYSLYYTFVQRGFSVLRFNFRGVGRSQGLFDQGPGELSDAATALDWLQLANPDAKSCWIAGVSFGAWIAMQLLMRRPEIDGFISVAPPANLYDFSFLAPCPSSGLMINGDRDRVVPPSAVKTLVDKLKTQKGIVVSHEVIPGANHFFEDKIEDLVTAMEKYLDRRTLAVPKSSRKEKPEQDSDTK, from the coding sequence ATGCCCGAAGTAATCATCAATGGCCCGGCGGGCCGGATAGAAGGACGCTATCATCACGAGTCGGCGTCCGGCGCTCCGATTGCGATCATCCTTCATCCGCACCCGCAATTCGGCGGGACCATGAACAACCAGATCGTTTATAGCCTTTATTACACCTTCGTGCAGCGCGGATTCTCCGTGCTCCGTTTCAACTTTCGCGGCGTGGGACGCAGCCAGGGGCTTTTCGATCAGGGACCAGGCGAACTCTCGGATGCCGCGACGGCGCTCGACTGGCTCCAGCTCGCAAACCCGGATGCGAAATCCTGCTGGATTGCGGGCGTTTCCTTCGGGGCGTGGATCGCGATGCAGCTTCTGATGCGGCGCCCGGAAATCGACGGCTTCATCTCGGTCGCCCCGCCCGCCAATCTCTACGATTTCAGCTTTCTCGCGCCGTGCCCCTCATCGGGGCTGATGATCAACGGAGACCGCGACCGCGTGGTGCCGCCCTCAGCAGTAAAGACGCTGGTGGACAAGCTCAAGACGCAAAAAGGCATCGTCGTCAGTCACGAAGTCATTCCTGGCGCAAACCACTTTTTCGAAGACAAGATCGAAGATCTCGTCACTGCCATGGAGAAATACCTCGACAGGCGCACCCTTGCCGTGCCGAAATCATCCCGCAAGGAAAAACCGGAGCAGGACAGCGATACGAAATAA
- a CDS encoding Uma2 family endonuclease, translated as MPRRRFTLDELEKMTAAGILDEDERIELIGGDVVPMTPKGNHHEVLKAALNWHWARRTPDHLRFVPETTLRLAHDTYLEPDFVFFDKETGVSGLNAETAHLVVEIADSSYAYDIGRKAALYAAFGIPELWVIHAVRLETRVHRKPSPAGYQATNDLSADRRLVPAFCEHLAVTLGELDLR; from the coding sequence ATGCCACGGCGGCGCTTCACGCTCGACGAACTGGAGAAGATGACGGCCGCAGGCATCCTCGACGAGGATGAACGCATCGAGCTGATCGGTGGAGATGTCGTGCCGATGACCCCGAAGGGGAACCACCACGAGGTTTTGAAAGCCGCCCTGAACTGGCATTGGGCGCGGCGTACGCCGGATCATCTCCGTTTCGTCCCGGAGACCACCTTGCGGCTCGCGCACGACACCTATCTCGAACCCGACTTCGTGTTCTTCGACAAGGAAACCGGCGTTTCGGGCCTGAATGCTGAAACGGCGCATCTCGTCGTGGAGATTGCGGATTCGAGCTACGCCTACGACATCGGGCGGAAGGCGGCGCTTTATGCCGCTTTCGGTATCCCGGAACTCTGGGTCATCCACGCGGTCAGGCTCGAAACGCGCGTCCATCGGAAGCCTTCTCCCGCAGGCTATCAGGCGACGAACGACCTTTCGGCCGATCGCCGTCTTGTCCCGGCTTTCTGCGAGCATCTCGCGGTCACGCTCGGCGAACTCGACCTGCGATAA
- a CDS encoding adenosylmethionine--8-amino-7-oxononanoate transaminase, whose translation MTSQSPIWHPFTQHALQPVMTKIARSEGAWLEAADGRRIYDGIASWWVITHGHNHPPIAEAIRAQAGLLDQLIFAGFTHEPAEEVARGLVEIAPEGLERVFFSDSGSTSVEVALKMGLGYFVHRGEKRTRIVALEHAYHGDTIGCMSVGARGVFNDPYGPLLFEVERIPYPAPGREQVAFDAFEAACRRDPPAAIIVEPLILGSGGMLFYTPDALRELHHIARRRGVLFIADEVMTGFGRTGTLFACEQAGIAPDIMCLAKGLTGGVIPLAVTLATQEIFEAHYSPDRARMFFHSSSFTANPIACAAAAANLRVWRDEPVRDRIAGLVAAQAERVARLAGHRGFTDARSLGTIAAMDLRVKDAGYLAGIAPKLMDFFLSRGLLLRPLGNTVYIMPPYCTTPNELDAVYAAIEEAAALV comes from the coding sequence ATGACATCGCAATCGCCGATCTGGCACCCCTTCACGCAGCACGCGCTCCAGCCTGTCATGACGAAGATCGCGCGCAGCGAAGGCGCCTGGCTTGAGGCTGCCGACGGTCGCCGCATCTATGACGGCATCGCGTCGTGGTGGGTCATCACGCACGGGCATAATCACCCGCCCATCGCGGAGGCGATCCGCGCGCAGGCGGGCTTGCTGGATCAGCTCATTTTCGCGGGTTTCACGCATGAACCGGCGGAGGAAGTGGCGCGCGGGCTCGTCGAGATTGCGCCGGAGGGGCTCGAACGCGTCTTCTTCTCGGACAGCGGCTCGACCTCGGTGGAAGTGGCGCTGAAGATGGGGCTCGGCTATTTCGTCCATCGCGGAGAAAAGCGCACCCGCATCGTGGCGCTGGAGCACGCCTATCACGGCGACACCATCGGGTGCATGTCGGTCGGAGCGCGCGGCGTTTTCAACGATCCGTACGGGCCGCTGCTGTTCGAAGTCGAGCGCATACCCTACCCCGCGCCGGGCCGGGAGCAAGTGGCGTTCGACGCGTTCGAGGCTGCGTGTCGCCGCGATCCGCCCGCCGCGATCATCGTGGAGCCGCTAATCCTCGGCTCTGGCGGCATGCTCTTTTATACGCCTGACGCGTTGCGCGAGCTTCACCATATCGCGCGACGGCGCGGCGTCCTTTTCATAGCGGACGAGGTGATGACGGGCTTCGGCCGCACCGGGACGCTGTTCGCTTGCGAGCAGGCGGGCATCGCGCCCGACATCATGTGCCTCGCGAAGGGGCTGACCGGCGGCGTGATCCCGCTCGCGGTGACGCTCGCGACGCAAGAGATCTTCGAGGCTCATTATTCGCCGGATCGTGCGCGCATGTTCTTCCATTCGAGTTCGTTCACGGCAAACCCGATTGCCTGCGCCGCCGCTGCCGCAAATCTTCGCGTCTGGCGCGATGAGCCTGTGCGGGATCGGATCGCGGGCCTCGTTGCAGCGCAGGCAGAACGCGTGGCGCGGCTCGCTGGGCATCGCGGCTTCACCGACGCGCGCAGCCTCGGCACTATCGCGGCGATGGACCTTCGCGTGAAGGACGCCGGCTATCTCGCAGGCATCGCGCCGAAGCTGATGGATTTCTTTCTGTCGCGAGGGCTTTTGCTGCGTCCGCTCGGCAACACGGTCTACATCATGCCGCCCTATTGTACGACGCCGAACGAACTGGACGCGGTTTATGCCGCTATCGAGGAAGCCGCAGCGCTTGTTTGA
- the rpmG gene encoding 50S ribosomal protein L33: protein MAKPVTQKIKLVSTAGTGYYYVTKKNPRNLTEKLALKKYDPVVKHHVEFKEAKIK from the coding sequence ATGGCAAAACCAGTAACTCAGAAAATCAAATTGGTGAGCACGGCGGGTACCGGCTACTATTATGTAACCAAGAAGAACCCGCGCAATTTGACCGAGAAGCTTGCGCTCAAGAAGTATGATCCCGTGGTCAAGCATCACGTGGAATTCAAGGAAGCGAAGATCAAGTAG